A window of the Streptomyces sp. JB150 genome harbors these coding sequences:
- the fusA gene encoding elongation factor G yields MATTSLDLARVRNIGIMAHIDAGKTTTTERILFYTGVSYKIGEVHDGAATMDWMEQEQERGITITSAATTCHWSLDDVDHTINIIDTPGHVDFTVEVERSLRVLDGAVTVFDGVAGVEPQSETVWRQADRYGVPRICFVNKLDRTGAEFHRCVDMISDRLGAQPIVMQLPIGAEADFKGVVDLVRMKALVWSAEATKGEMYDVVDIPATHTEAAEEWRGKLLEAVAENDEEIMELYLEGQEPTEEQLYAAIRRITIASGKGQGTTVTPVFCGTAFKNKGVQPLLDAVVRYLPSPVDIEAIEGHDVKDPETVIKRKPSDDEPLSALAFKIMSDPHLGKLTFVRVYSGRLESGTAVLNSVKGRKERIGKIYRMHANKREEIESVGAGDIVAVMGLKQTTTGETLCDDKAPVILESMDFPAPVIQVAIEPKSKGDQEKLGVAIQRLAEEDPSFQVHSDEETGQTIIGGMGELHLEVLVDRMRREFKVEANVGKPQVAYRETIRKSVEKVEYTHKKQTGGTGQFGRVIISIEPIEGGDASYEFVNQVTGGRIPKEYIPSVDAGCQEAMQFGILAGYEMTGVRVTLLDGAYHEVDSSELAFKIAGSQAFKEAARKASPVLLEPMMAVEVTTPEDYMGEVIGDINSRRGQIQAMEERAGARVVKGLVPLSEMFGYVGDLRSKTSGRASYSMQFDSYAEVPRNVAEEIIAKAKGE; encoded by the coding sequence ATGGCTACCACTTCGCTTGACCTGGCCAGGGTGCGCAACATCGGCATCATGGCCCACATCGACGCGGGCAAGACGACCACCACCGAGCGGATCCTGTTCTACACCGGTGTGTCCTACAAGATCGGTGAGGTCCACGACGGCGCTGCCACCATGGACTGGATGGAGCAGGAGCAGGAGCGTGGCATCACGATCACCTCTGCTGCCACCACCTGCCACTGGTCGCTGGACGACGTCGACCACACCATCAACATCATCGACACGCCGGGTCACGTCGACTTCACCGTCGAGGTGGAGCGCTCCCTGCGCGTGCTCGACGGTGCCGTGACGGTGTTCGACGGCGTCGCCGGCGTCGAGCCGCAGTCCGAGACGGTGTGGCGTCAGGCGGACCGCTACGGCGTTCCGCGTATCTGCTTCGTCAACAAGCTCGACCGCACCGGTGCCGAGTTCCACCGCTGTGTCGACATGATCAGCGACCGGCTGGGTGCCCAGCCGATCGTGATGCAGCTGCCGATCGGCGCCGAGGCCGACTTCAAGGGTGTCGTGGACCTGGTCCGCATGAAGGCGCTCGTGTGGTCCGCCGAGGCGACCAAGGGCGAGATGTACGACGTCGTCGACATCCCGGCCACGCACACCGAGGCCGCTGAGGAGTGGCGCGGCAAGCTGCTCGAGGCCGTCGCCGAGAACGACGAAGAGATCATGGAGCTGTACCTGGAGGGCCAGGAGCCCACCGAGGAGCAGCTGTACGCGGCCATCCGCCGCATCACGATCGCTTCCGGCAAGGGCCAGGGCACCACGGTGACCCCGGTCTTCTGCGGCACCGCCTTCAAGAACAAGGGCGTCCAGCCCCTGCTCGACGCGGTCGTGCGCTACCTGCCGTCGCCGGTCGACATCGAGGCCATCGAGGGCCACGACGTCAAGGACCCCGAGACGGTCATCAAGCGCAAGCCGTCCGACGACGAGCCGCTGTCGGCGCTGGCGTTCAAGATCATGAGCGACCCGCACCTCGGCAAGCTCACCTTCGTCCGCGTGTACTCCGGCCGCCTGGAGTCCGGCACCGCCGTGCTGAACTCCGTCAAGGGCCGCAAGGAGCGCATCGGCAAGATCTACCGCATGCACGCCAACAAGCGTGAGGAGATCGAGTCGGTGGGCGCCGGCGACATCGTCGCCGTCATGGGCCTGAAGCAGACCACCACCGGTGAGACCCTGTGCGACGACAAGGCGCCGGTCATCCTGGAGTCCATGGACTTCCCGGCGCCGGTCATCCAGGTCGCCATCGAGCCCAAGTCGAAGGGCGACCAGGAGAAGCTGGGCGTCGCGATCCAGCGCCTGGCCGAGGAGGACCCGTCCTTCCAGGTCCACTCGGACGAGGAGACCGGCCAGACCATCATCGGTGGCATGGGCGAGCTGCACCTCGAGGTGCTGGTCGACCGTATGCGCCGTGAGTTCAAGGTCGAGGCCAACGTCGGCAAGCCGCAGGTCGCGTACCGCGAGACCATCCGCAAGTCGGTCGAGAAGGTCGAGTACACCCACAAGAAGCAGACCGGTGGTACCGGCCAGTTCGGCCGCGTCATCATCTCGATCGAGCCGATCGAGGGTGGCGACGCCTCCTACGAGTTCGTCAACCAGGTCACTGGTGGTCGTATCCCGAAGGAGTACATCCCGTCGGTCGACGCCGGCTGCCAGGAGGCCATGCAGTTCGGCATCCTCGCCGGTTACGAGATGACCGGCGTGCGCGTCACGCTGCTCGACGGTGCCTACCACGAGGTGGACTCCTCCGAGCTCGCGTTCAAGATCGCCGGTTCGCAGGCCTTCAAGGAGGCCGCGCGCAAGGCCAGCCCCGTTCTCCTTGAGCCGATGATGGCCGTCGAGGTCACCACGCCCGAGGACTACATGGGTGAGGTCATCGGTGACATCAACTCCCGCCGTGGCCAGATCCAGGCCATGGAGGAGCGGGCCGGTGCCCGCGTCGTGAAGGGCCTCGTGCCCCTCTCGGAGATGTTCGGTTACGTCGGCGACCTGCGCAGCAAGACGTCCGGCCGCGCCAGCTACTCCATGCAGTTCGACTCCTACGCCGAGGTTCCGCGGAACGTCGCCGAGGAGATCATCGCGAAGGCCAAGGGCGAGTAA
- the tuf gene encoding elongation factor Tu — MAKAKFERTKPHVNIGTIGHIDHGKTTLTAAITKVLHDAYPDLNEATPFDNIDKAPEERQRGITISIAHVEYQTEARHYAHVDCPGHADYIKNMITGAAQMDGAILVVAATDGPMPQTKEHVLLARQVGVPYIVVALNKADMVDDEEILELVELEVRELLSEYEFPGDDVPVVKVSALKALEGEKEWVDSVLNLMKAVDESIPQPERDVDKPFLMPIEDVFTITGRGTVVTGRIERGVLKVNETVDIIGIKTEKTTTTVTGIEMFRKLLDEGQAGENVGLLLRGIKREDVERGQVIIKPGSVTPHTEFEAQAYILSKDEGGRHTPFFNNYRPQFYFRTTDVTGVVHLPEGTEMVMPGDNTEMRVELIQPVAMEEGLKFAIREGGRTVGAGQVTKILK; from the coding sequence GTGGCGAAGGCGAAGTTCGAGCGGACTAAGCCGCACGTCAACATCGGCACCATCGGTCACATCGACCACGGTAAGACGACCCTCACGGCCGCCATTACCAAGGTGCTGCACGACGCGTACCCGGACCTGAACGAGGCCACCCCGTTCGACAACATCGACAAGGCGCCCGAGGAGCGTCAGCGCGGTATCACCATCTCCATCGCGCACGTCGAGTACCAGACCGAGGCGCGTCACTACGCCCACGTCGACTGCCCGGGTCACGCGGACTACATCAAGAACATGATCACGGGTGCGGCGCAGATGGACGGCGCCATCCTCGTGGTCGCCGCCACCGACGGCCCGATGCCGCAGACCAAGGAGCACGTGCTCCTGGCCCGCCAGGTCGGCGTTCCGTACATCGTGGTCGCCCTGAACAAGGCCGACATGGTGGACGACGAGGAGATCCTGGAGCTCGTCGAGCTCGAGGTCCGTGAGCTCCTCTCCGAGTACGAGTTCCCCGGCGACGACGTTCCGGTCGTCAAGGTCTCCGCTCTCAAGGCCCTCGAGGGCGAGAAGGAGTGGGTGGACTCCGTCCTCAACCTGATGAAGGCCGTCGACGAGTCGATCCCGCAGCCGGAGCGCGACGTCGACAAGCCGTTCCTCATGCCGATCGAGGACGTCTTCACCATCACCGGTCGCGGTACGGTCGTCACCGGCCGTATCGAGCGTGGTGTCCTGAAGGTCAACGAGACCGTCGACATCATCGGCATCAAGACCGAGAAGACCACCACCACGGTCACCGGCATCGAGATGTTCCGCAAGCTGCTCGACGAGGGCCAGGCCGGTGAGAACGTCGGTCTGCTCCTCCGTGGCATCAAGCGCGAGGACGTCGAGCGCGGCCAGGTCATCATCAAGCCGGGTTCGGTCACCCCGCACACCGAGTTCGAGGCCCAGGCCTACATCCTGTCGAAGGACGAGGGTGGCCGCCACACCCCGTTCTTCAACAACTACCGCCCGCAGTTCTACTTCCGTACCACGGACGTGACCGGCGTTGTGCACCTCCCCGAGGGCACCGAGATGGTCATGCCGGGCGACAACACCGAGATGCGCGTCGAGCTGATCCAGCCCGTCGCCATGGAGGAGGGCCTGAAGTTCGCCATCCGTGAGGGTGGCCGGACCGTGGGCGCCGGCCAGGTCACCAAGATCCTGAAGTAA
- the rpsJ gene encoding 30S ribosomal protein S10 — protein MAGQKIRIRLKAYDHEVIDSSAKKIVETVTRTGASVAGPVPLPTEKNVYCVIKSPHKYKDSREHFEMRTHKRLIDILDPTPKTVDSLMRLDLPAGVDIEIKL, from the coding sequence ATGGCGGGACAGAAGATCCGCATCCGGCTCAAGGCCTACGACCACGAGGTCATCGACTCCTCGGCGAAGAAGATCGTCGAGACGGTGACCCGTACCGGTGCGTCGGTCGCGGGCCCGGTGCCGCTGCCCACTGAGAAGAACGTGTACTGCGTCATCAAGTCGCCGCACAAGTACAAGGACTCGCGCGAGCACTTCGAGATGCGCACGCACAAGCGCCTGATCGACATCCTCGACCCGACCCCCAAGACCGTTGACTCTCTGATGCGACTCGACCTCCCGGCCGGTGTCGACATCGAGATCAAGCTCTGA
- the rplC gene encoding 50S ribosomal protein L3 — protein sequence MAKQIKGILGEKLGMTQVWDENNRVVPVTVVKAGPNVVTQVRTNDVDGYESVQIAFGEIDPRKVNKPLKGHFAKADVTPRRHLVEIRTSDASEYTLGQEITAEVFEAGTKVDVTGKSKGKGFAGVMKRHNFGGLGAGHGTQRKHRSPGSIGGCATPGRVFKGLRMAGRMGNERVTTQNLTVHAVDAEKGLLLIKGAVPGPNGGLVLVRTAAKGA from the coding sequence ATGGCTAAGCAGATCAAGGGCATCCTGGGCGAGAAGCTCGGTATGACGCAGGTGTGGGACGAGAACAACCGCGTTGTTCCCGTCACCGTCGTCAAGGCCGGGCCCAACGTCGTCACCCAGGTCCGTACGAACGACGTCGACGGCTACGAGTCCGTCCAGATCGCCTTCGGCGAGATCGACCCGCGCAAGGTGAACAAGCCCCTCAAGGGCCACTTCGCCAAGGCCGACGTCACCCCGCGTCGTCACCTCGTCGAGATCCGCACGTCGGACGCCTCCGAGTACACGCTGGGCCAGGAGATCACCGCCGAGGTGTTCGAGGCCGGCACGAAGGTCGACGTCACCGGCAAGAGCAAGGGCAAGGGCTTCGCCGGTGTCATGAAGCGTCACAACTTCGGTGGCCTCGGCGCCGGTCACGGCACCCAGCGCAAGCACCGCTCCCCCGGTTCCATCGGTGGCTGTGCCACCCCGGGCCGTGTGTTCAAGGGCCTCCGCATGGCGGGTCGCATGGGCAACGAGCGGGTCACCACCCAGAACCTGACCGTCCACGCCGTTGACGCGGAGAAGGGTCTGCTGCTCATCAAGGGCGCGGTTCCCGGTCCGAACGGCGGCCTCGTCCTGGTCCGCACCGCGGCCAAGGGGGCCTGA
- the rplD gene encoding 50S ribosomal protein L4: MSTVDILSPAGDKAGSVELPAEIFGVEKVSIPLIHQVVVAQLAAARQGTHKTKTRGEVRGGGKKPYRQKGTGRARQGSTRAPQFAGGGVVHGPVPRDYSQRTPKKMKAAALRHALTDRARHNRIHVVTGVVEGETPSTKAAKSLFGKISERKNLLLVVDRSDEAAWLSARNLPQVHILEPGQLNTYDVLVSDDVVFTKAAFESFVSGPKANDTEGSEA; this comes from the coding sequence ATGAGCACTGTTGACATCCTTTCGCCGGCGGGCGACAAGGCCGGTTCCGTCGAGCTCCCCGCGGAGATCTTCGGCGTTGAGAAGGTCAGCATCCCGCTGATCCACCAGGTCGTCGTCGCGCAGCTGGCCGCCGCCCGTCAGGGCACGCACAAGACCAAGACCCGTGGCGAGGTCCGCGGCGGTGGCAAGAAGCCGTACCGCCAGAAGGGCACCGGCCGCGCCCGTCAGGGCTCGACCCGCGCGCCGCAGTTCGCCGGTGGTGGCGTCGTGCACGGTCCCGTGCCGCGCGACTACTCGCAGCGCACCCCGAAGAAGATGAAGGCTGCCGCTCTGCGTCACGCCCTCACCGACCGGGCGCGTCACAACCGCATCCACGTCGTCACCGGCGTGGTCGAGGGCGAGACCCCCTCCACGAAGGCCGCCAAGAGCCTGTTCGGCAAGATCAGCGAGCGCAAGAACCTGCTCCTGGTCGTCGACCGCTCCGACGAGGCCGCGTGGCTGTCCGCCCGCAACCTGCCCCAGGTCCACATCCTGGAGCCGGGCCAGCTGAACACGTACGACGTTCTCGTCTCGGACGACGTGGTCTTCACCAAGGCCGCCTTCGAGTCCTTCGTGTCCGGCCCGAAGGCCAATGACACCGAAGGGAGCGAGGCCTGA
- the rplW gene encoding 50S ribosomal protein L23, producing the protein MAIRHPAIASKAAKAAKAARVAKARRHAAEGKNTVVTPASKAYTDPRDVLIKPVVSEKSYALLDENKYTFIVDPRANKTQIKEAVQSVFSVKVTGVNTINRQGKRKRTRTGFGQRAATKRAIVTLAEGDRIDIFGGPTS; encoded by the coding sequence ATGGCTATCCGTCACCCCGCCATTGCCTCCAAGGCCGCCAAGGCCGCCAAGGCCGCGCGCGTCGCCAAGGCGCGTCGCCACGCCGCCGAGGGCAAGAACACCGTCGTCACCCCGGCGAGCAAGGCGTACACGGATCCCCGTGACGTCCTGATCAAGCCGGTCGTGTCCGAGAAGAGCTACGCGCTCCTCGACGAGAACAAGTACACGTTCATCGTCGACCCGCGGGCCAACAAGACCCAGATCAAGGAGGCCGTGCAGTCGGTCTTCTCGGTCAAGGTCACCGGGGTCAACACGATCAACCGCCAGGGCAAGCGCAAGCGGACCCGCACCGGCTTCGGCCAGCGTGCCGCCACCAAGCGCGCGATCGTGACCCTCGCCGAGGGCGACCGTATCGACATCTTCGGCGGTCCGACCTCCTGA
- the rplB gene encoding 50S ribosomal protein L2, translating into MGIRKYKPTTPGRRGASVADFVEVTRSTPEKSLVRPLHSKGGRNNAGRVTVRHQGGGHKRAYRVIDFRRHDKDGVPAKVAHIEYDPNRTARIALLHYADGEKRYILAPRGLQQGDRIENGPGADIKPGNNLALRNIPVGTTIHAIELRPGGGAKFARSAGASVQLLAKEGAYAHLRMPSGEIRLVDVRCRATVGEVGNAEQSNINWGKAGRKRWLGVRPTVRGVVMNPVDHPHGGGEGRTSGGRHPVSPWGKKEGRTRSPKKASNKYIVRRRKTNKKR; encoded by the coding sequence ATGGGTATCCGCAAGTACAAGCCGACGACTCCTGGCCGTCGTGGCGCCAGCGTCGCCGACTTCGTCGAGGTCACGCGGTCCACGCCGGAGAAGTCGCTGGTCCGCCCTCTGCACAGCAAGGGCGGCCGTAACAACGCCGGTCGTGTGACCGTCCGCCACCAGGGTGGTGGCCACAAGCGCGCCTACCGTGTGATCGACTTCCGTCGTCACGACAAGGACGGCGTGCCGGCGAAGGTCGCGCACATCGAGTACGACCCCAACCGCACGGCGCGTATCGCGCTGCTGCACTACGCCGACGGCGAGAAGCGCTACATCCTCGCGCCGCGCGGCCTGCAGCAGGGCGACCGCATCGAGAACGGTCCCGGGGCCGACATCAAGCCGGGCAACAACCTGGCCCTCCGCAACATCCCGGTCGGTACCACGATCCACGCGATCGAGCTCCGTCCCGGTGGCGGTGCCAAGTTCGCCCGTTCCGCCGGTGCCTCCGTGCAGCTGCTCGCGAAGGAGGGCGCCTACGCCCACCTGCGCATGCCGTCCGGCGAAATCCGTCTGGTCGACGTCCGCTGCCGCGCCACCGTTGGCGAGGTCGGCAACGCCGAGCAGTCGAACATCAACTGGGGTAAGGCCGGCCGCAAGCGCTGGCTGGGCGTTCGCCCGACCGTCCGTGGTGTGGTCATGAACCCGGTCGACCACCCGCACGGTGGTGGTGAGGGCCGGACCTCCGGTGGCCGCCACCCGGTCTCCCCGTGGGGCAAGAAGGAAGGCCGTACTCGTTCGCCCAAGAAGGCGTCGAACAAGTACATCGTCCGCCGCCGCAAGACGAACAAGAAGCGCTAA
- the rpsS gene encoding 30S ribosomal protein S19 produces the protein MPRSLKKGPFVDDHLMKKVDAQNEAGTKNVIKTWSRRSMIVPAMLGHTIAVHNGKTHIPVFVTESMVGHKLGEFSPTRTFRGHVKEDRKSKRR, from the coding sequence ATGCCTCGTAGCTTGAAGAAGGGGCCCTTCGTCGACGACCACCTGATGAAGAAGGTGGACGCCCAGAACGAAGCCGGCACCAAGAACGTCATCAAGACCTGGTCCCGTCGCTCGATGATCGTCCCGGCCATGCTGGGCCACACGATCGCGGTGCACAACGGCAAGACCCACATCCCGGTGTTCGTCACCGAGTCGATGGTCGGCCACAAGCTCGGCGAGTTCTCGCCGACCCGCACCTTCCGGGGCCACGTCAAGGAAGACCGGAAGTCGAAGCGCCGCTAG
- the rplV gene encoding 50S ribosomal protein L22, whose product MEARAQARYIRVTPMKARRVVDLIRGMDATEAQAVLRFAPQAASVPVGKVLDSAIANAAHNYDHTDVDSLYISEAYVDEGPTLKRFRPRAQGRAYRIRKRTSHITVVVASKEGTR is encoded by the coding sequence ATGGAAGCCAGGGCCCAGGCGCGGTACATCCGCGTCACGCCCATGAAGGCCCGCCGCGTGGTGGACCTTATCCGTGGCATGGACGCCACGGAGGCTCAGGCGGTCCTGCGATTCGCTCCGCAGGCTGCCTCCGTGCCGGTCGGCAAGGTGCTCGACAGCGCCATCGCCAACGCCGCGCACAACTACGACCACACCGACGTCGACAGCCTCTACATCTCCGAGGCCTACGTCGACGAGGGCCCGACCCTGAAGCGGTTCCGTCCGCGTGCCCAGGGCCGTGCCTACCGGATCCGCAAGCGGACCAGCCACATCACCGTGGTCGTCGCCAGCAAGGAAGGAACCCGGTAA
- the rpsC gene encoding 30S ribosomal protein S3, producing the protein MGQKVNPHGFRLGVTTDFKSRWYADKLYKDYVKEDVAIRRMMTSGMERAGISKVEIERTRDRVRVDIHTARPGIVIGRRGAEADRIRGDLEKLTGKQVQLNILEVKNPETDAQLVAQAVAEQLSSRVSFRRAMRKSMQSAMKAGAKGIKIQCGGRLGGAEMSRSEFYREGRVPLHTLRANVDYGFFEAKTTFGRIGVKVWIYKGDVKNIAEVRAENAAARAGNRPARGGNDRPARGGRGGERGGRGRKPQQAAAAEAPKAEAPAAPAESTGTEA; encoded by the coding sequence ATGGGCCAGAAGGTAAACCCGCACGGGTTCCGGCTCGGTGTCACCACGGACTTCAAGTCCCGGTGGTACGCCGACAAGCTGTACAAGGACTACGTCAAGGAAGACGTCGCCATCCGTCGGATGATGACGTCCGGCATGGAGCGCGCCGGCATCTCGAAGGTGGAGATCGAGCGCACCCGTGACCGCGTCCGCGTCGACATCCACACCGCGCGTCCCGGCATCGTCATCGGCCGCCGCGGCGCCGAGGCCGACCGCATCCGCGGTGACCTGGAGAAGCTGACCGGCAAGCAGGTCCAGCTGAACATCCTCGAGGTCAAGAACCCGGAGACGGACGCTCAGCTGGTGGCCCAGGCCGTCGCCGAGCAGCTGTCCTCCCGCGTCTCCTTCCGCCGGGCCATGCGCAAGAGCATGCAGTCCGCCATGAAGGCCGGCGCCAAGGGCATCAAGATCCAGTGCGGTGGCCGCCTCGGCGGCGCCGAGATGTCCCGCTCGGAGTTCTACCGCGAGGGCCGCGTGCCCCTGCACACGCTCCGCGCGAACGTGGACTACGGCTTCTTCGAGGCCAAGACGACCTTCGGCCGCATCGGTGTGAAGGTCTGGATCTACAAGGGCGACGTCAAGAACATCGCCGAGGTCCGCGCCGAGAACGCCGCTGCCCGCGCCGGCAACCGCCCGGCCCGTGGTGGCAACGACCGCCCGGCCCGTGGTGGCCGCGGTGGCGAGCGTGGCGGGCGTGGTCGCAAGCCGCAGCAGGCTGCCGCTGCCGAGGCCCCCAAGGCCGAGGCGCCCGCCGCTCCGGCTGAGAGCACCGGAACGGAGGCCTGA
- the rplP gene encoding 50S ribosomal protein L16, which produces MLIPRRVKHRKQHHPKRNGMSKGGTQVAFGEYGIQALTPAYVTNRQIEAARIAMTRHIKRGGKVWINIYPDRPLTKKPAETRMGSGKGSPEWWVANVKPGRVMFELSYPNEKIAREALTRAAHKLPMKCKIVKREAGEA; this is translated from the coding sequence ATGCTGATCCCCCGTAGGGTCAAGCACCGCAAGCAGCACCACCCCAAGCGCAACGGCATGTCCAAGGGTGGCACGCAGGTTGCGTTCGGCGAGTACGGCATCCAGGCGCTGACCCCGGCGTACGTCACGAACCGCCAGATCGAAGCGGCTCGTATCGCCATGACCCGCCACATCAAGCGTGGCGGCAAGGTCTGGATCAACATCTACCCGGACCGCCCGCTGACGAAGAAGCCGGCCGAGACCCGCATGGGTTCCGGTAAGGGTTCTCCCGAGTGGTGGGTGGCCAACGTCAAGCCCGGACGCGTCATGTTCGAGCTGTCGTACCCCAACGAGAAGATCGCGCGCGAGGCCCTGACCCGTGCGGCTCACAAGCTGCCGATGAAGTGCAAGATCGTCAAGCGCGAGGCAGGTGAAGCGTGA
- the rpmC gene encoding 50S ribosomal protein L29 yields MSAGTKASELRELGNEELLNKLREAKEELFNLRFQAATGQLENHGRLKAVRKDIARIYTLMRERELGIETVENA; encoded by the coding sequence ATGTCGGCCGGTACCAAGGCGTCCGAGCTGCGCGAGCTGGGCAACGAGGAGCTGCTCAACAAGCTCCGCGAGGCCAAGGAAGAGCTGTTCAACCTCCGTTTCCAGGCGGCGACCGGTCAGCTCGAGAACCACGGTCGGCTGAAGGCCGTCCGTAAGGACATCGCGCGGATCTACACCCTGATGCGCGAGCGCGAGCTGGGCATCGAAACGGTGGAGAACGCATGA
- the rpsQ gene encoding 30S ribosomal protein S17, with protein MSENNVTEQNTEARGFRKTREGYVVSDKMDKTVVVAVEDRVKHALYGKVIRRTNKLKAHDEQNAAGVGDRVLLMETRPLSATKRWRVVEILEKAK; from the coding sequence ATGAGCGAGAACAACGTGACTGAGCAGAACACCGAGGCGCGCGGCTTCCGCAAGACCCGCGAGGGTTACGTCGTCAGCGACAAGATGGACAAGACCGTCGTCGTCGCCGTCGAGGACCGCGTCAAGCACGCGCTGTACGGCAAGGTCATCCGCCGTACCAACAAGCTCAAGGCGCACGACGAGCAGAACGCCGCGGGTGTCGGCGACCGCGTTCTCCTGATGGAGACCCGGCCGCTGTCCGCGACCAAGCGCTGGCGCGTCGTCGAGATCCTCGAGAAGGCCAAGTAA
- the rplN gene encoding 50S ribosomal protein L14 — protein sequence MIQQESRLRVADNTGAKEILCIRVLGGSGRRYAGIGDVIVATVKDAIPGGNVKKGDVVKAVIVRTVKERRRPDGSYIRFDENAAVILKNDGDPRGTRIFGPVGRELREKKFMKIISLAPEVL from the coding sequence GTGATCCAGCAGGAGTCGCGACTGCGTGTCGCCGACAACACTGGTGCGAAGGAGATCCTTTGCATCCGTGTGCTCGGTGGCTCCGGTCGCCGCTACGCGGGCATCGGTGACGTCATCGTCGCCACCGTCAAGGACGCGATCCCCGGTGGCAACGTGAAGAAGGGTGACGTCGTCAAGGCGGTCATCGTTCGCACCGTCAAGGAGCGCCGCCGTCCGGACGGCTCGTACATCCGCTTCGACGAGAACGCCGCCGTCATTCTGAAGAACGACGGCGACCCTCGCGGCACCCGCATCTTCGGCCCGGTCGGCCGTGAGCTGCGCGAGAAGAAGTTCATGAAGATCATCTCGCTCGCGCCGGAGGTGCTGTAA
- the rplX gene encoding 50S ribosomal protein L24 has protein sequence MKIKKGDLVQVITGKDKGKQGKVIAAFPREDRVLVEGVNRVKKHTKAGPTARGSQAGGIVTTEAPIHVSNVQLVVEKDGKKVVTRVGYRFDENGNKIRVAKRTGEDI, from the coding sequence ATGAAGATCAAGAAGGGCGACCTGGTCCAGGTCATCACCGGTAAGGACAAGGGCAAGCAGGGCAAGGTCATCGCGGCCTTCCCCCGCGAGGACCGCGTCCTGGTCGAGGGTGTCAACCGGGTCAAGAAGCACACCAAGGCTGGTCCGACCGCGCGCGGTTCCCAGGCCGGCGGCATCGTGACCACCGAGGCGCCGATCCACGTCTCCAACGTCCAGCTGGTCGTGGAGAAGGACGGCAAGAAGGTCGTCACGCGTGTCGGCTACCGCTTCGACGAGAACGGCAACAAGATCCGCGTTGCCAAGCGGACGGGTGAGGACATCTGA
- the rplE gene encoding 50S ribosomal protein L5, translated as MATTTTPRLKQKYREEIAGKLRDEFKYENVMQVPGLVKIVVNMGVGDAARDSKLIEGAIRDLTTITGQKPAVTKARKSIAQFKLREGQPIGAHVTLRGDRMWEFLDRTLSLALPRIRDFRGLSPKQFDGRGNYTFGLTEQVMFHEIDQDKIDRVRGMDITVVTTATNDEEGRALLRHLGFPFKEA; from the coding sequence ATGGCTACCACCACCACTCCGCGTCTGAAGCAGAAGTACCGCGAGGAGATCGCGGGCAAGCTGCGTGACGAGTTCAAGTACGAGAACGTCATGCAGGTTCCCGGCCTCGTCAAGATCGTGGTCAACATGGGTGTCGGCGACGCCGCCCGTGACTCGAAGCTGATCGAGGGCGCGATCCGCGACCTGACCACCATCACCGGTCAGAAGCCGGCCGTCACCAAGGCCCGCAAGTCCATCGCGCAGTTCAAGCTGCGTGAGGGCCAGCCGATCGGTGCCCACGTCACGCTCCGTGGCGACCGCATGTGGGAGTTCCTGGACCGCACCCTGTCGCTCGCGCTGCCGCGCATCCGCGACTTCCGCGGCCTGTCCCCCAAGCAGTTCGACGGCCGTGGCAACTACACCTTCGGTCTCACGGAGCAGGTCATGTTCCACGAGATCGACCAGGACAAGATCGACCGTGTCCGGGGTATGGACATCACCGTGGTGACCACGGCGACCAACGACGAAGAGGGCCGTGCCCTTCTCCGTCACCTCGGCTTCCCGTTCAAGGAGGCGTGA
- a CDS encoding type Z 30S ribosomal protein S14, producing the protein MAKKALIAKAARKPKFGVRAYTRCQRCGRPHSVYRKFGLCRVCLREMAHRGELPGVTKSSW; encoded by the coding sequence ATGGCGAAGAAGGCTCTCATCGCGAAGGCTGCTCGCAAGCCCAAGTTCGGCGTGCGCGCGTACACCCGCTGCCAGCGCTGCGGTCGTCCGCACTCCGTTTACCGCAAGTTCGGCCTCTGCCGCGTGTGCCTTCGTGAGATGGCTCACCGTGGCGAGCTGCCGGGCGTGACCAAGAGCTCCTGGTAA